A stretch of Arctopsyche grandis isolate Sample6627 chromosome 9, ASM5162203v2, whole genome shotgun sequence DNA encodes these proteins:
- the LOC143916296 gene encoding uncharacterized protein LOC143916296: MADPLEIVDRSRWPSLMSMFAEPSGLTARATLKTQILNVEKDPGHPANLYAPFGDPNNGIVFVSMTSPIHVEIALFCMNDDKTKLMDAVMKTKRIDRSKINIYCSVMPEIHPHFGKALKTIGYDAKTDETVIATISIEKAKNFDIPSRPNVRVETIGPEYANEIDELWPHRYPGSIMYFQNMLTRGFAIGLIDEECNEIIGWIFTSIRGDLHALQVKDKYKRKGYGQMLVKLMSKKVAERGIEVFACIVMNNSASKEMFAKCDFEFLWVVKWLLTGSDYLDFVEK, encoded by the exons ATGGCGGATCCTTTGGAAATTGTCGATCGAAGCCGTTGGCCTTCGCTGATGTCAATGTTTGCCGAGCCAAGTGGACTCACAGCCAGGGCTACTCTTAAAACTCAGATCCTCAACGTCGAAAAGGACCCTGGCCACCCCGCTAATTTATATGCACCATTTGGGGATCCCAACAATGGCATCGTATTCGTTTCGATGACT TCTCCAATTCATGTGGAAATAGCATTGTTTTGTATGAATGACGATAAAACTAAATTAATGGATGCTGTGATGAAAACCAAACGCATCGACAGatccaaaataaatatatactgcAGTGTTATGCCAGAAATTCATCCTCATTTTGGAAAAGCATTGAAGACGATTGGTTACGATGCGAAAACAGATGAGACTGTCATTGCTACCATTTCTATAGAAAAAGCTAAGAACTTTGACATCCC aaGCCGTCCGAATGTACGAGTAGAAACTATAGGACCGGAATATGCCAATGAAATCGATGAATTGTGGCCGCATCGTTATCCCGGTTCAATTATGTACTTCCAGAATATGCTCACTAGAGGTTTTGCTATCGGTTTGATCGACGAGGAGTGTAACGAAATTATCGGATGGATCTTCACCAGCATTCGTGGAGATTTGCATGCGTTGCAAGTGAAAGAT AAATATAAACGAAAAGGTTATGGACAGATGCTCGTTAAATTAATGAGTAAGAAAGTGGCCGAAAGGGGCATCGAAGTATTCGCTTGCATTGTTATGAACAATAGTGCTTCCAAGGAGATGTTTGCCAAATGCGACTTTGAATTTTTATGGGTTGTTAAGTGGCTTCTTACTGGTAGTGACTACCTAGattttgttgaaaaataa